From a region of the Candida albicans SC5314 chromosome 1, complete sequence genome:
- the MLT1 gene encoding Mlt1p (Vacuolar membrane transporter; MRP subfamily of ABC family; may transport organic anions conjugated to glutathione, glucuronate, or sulfate; needed for virulence in mouse peritonitis; Spider biofilm induced; flow model biofilm repressed) encodes MNESNRELILGLSPVHLSLFNSESLLHTFNFFGVGDGQANIASNYVTASKFVIPQPLYSPHGNALNPAFVELIGQAVNTFFAIFMLFQLTRLLLTKKKSHRIYTPTPFSQTLKISLVLLQVILVASLYFLNKNSYFIGGIAATVLALILHLVEFRRSPIAIESLLTYWSANTAFTFAVFIQDSYSKHKIYANSGPAYVIEIISLVNSFLIFVFEVGYYKPGFEITNEKFLDTVNLFSYFTFYYLQPLINKIYATDDVQLTDLPDILGNITCDDTKAKVAKAWEEELKRTKKPGLVSKVWSFVTRRKVNSKPQMFLAIAKAFFDKFAISITLAIIVTGLSFLQPFLLRKFIQFFSTYFYSVEKPPIIIGYFWASVMFLTSVANFIAFNQAFKTQFDLGYEIQSSLTTLIYEKALRLSPQSRKNKPTGDIINHITMDIDIIFWFCWQLGEYLASPLKLAVCLAALYKLFSNATWAGVITAIIVAPLATLVNASMSKNYIQLMKDKDERTSLITEILNSAKSIKFYSWEKPMLARLSHIRNDRELNNIKKIGVVSALAQFLWSCIPFFISCATYATYAYFYNVPLTPDIVFPALALFDLLSEPMLLIPSFIVEVIEVSTSLARIGELLCLDELADDQHGYVKRDPEPNDNSIYSVIVKDATFVWSEETQQKQYTDEESEVQEVPASNVALKNINFSARKGELACIVGKVGSGKSTLIKAILGDVPIKIPSYSDDSTNPTPSVETFGSIAYCPQNPWILNGTVKENILFGHKYDAEFYQKTIDACELISDFKNLPDGDQTVVGEKGISLSGGQKARISLARSVYTRADIYLLDDILSAVDAHVGKNIIKKVLSNEGLIGNRCRILATNSVPVLHEANDIYLIAGGAFVEHGKFKEVMKRNGDLAKLIKEYGRKKDEPTEEETTEASTEPKEEDHSNGKSDTAVHDELDTDELVDEIVDYVGEQNRGVVEQAILRRASVVSYGHNYENDEADNGQIRKTRHEQEESRKGTVPWDIFKQYIIACDYKYFSFYVAATFSVVLISAGEKYLLSYWSQLNSEQNDTVEPVFFLGTYATLGVVSGFLTYMGALVIWSYCIVKGSTYFHNKMAESVLRSPMSFFDTTPIGRILNRFTEDIGKIDMNLPWTIISFITTLLNGFVTFGVILSFLPLMLVVIVSLLFVYNYFRIRFVPTTRELKRLESIAKSPVLATIQESINGVETIKAFHQRERFVYKSKKLIDEKTLIGVVQQNCNRWLSMRLQTISSSIMFFTALLAVVTLGGKHPILPSILGFVMTYSMSITYILNSLVRIWAEMQAGGVAIERIIEYCDLPSEAPMIIEDKRPQDSWPAHGVVKFKKYSTAYRKHLDPVLREIELTINSKEKVGIVGRTGAGKSSLTLALFRIIEATGGNIEIDGVDTSQIGLYDLRHHLTIIPQEAHTFRASVRENLDPFGEYSDDKLWKVLELAHLKEHVTKMETDPTEEEKKASKNPDELSKKVGLDAQIEEGGSNLSSGQKQLLCLARALLNETSKILVLDEATAAVDFQTDKIIQETIRTEFKDKTILTIAHRIDTIMDSDKILVLDSGKVAEFDSPQNLLKNKDSIFYSLAKEGGYID; translated from the coding sequence ATGAATGAACTGAATAGAGAACTTATCTTGGGACTTTCCCCTGTACATCTATCCCTTTTCAATTCTGAGTCACTATTACACaccttcaatttttttggtgtcGGAGATGGCCAAGCTAACATCGCGTCAAACTATGTCACTGCTTCCAAATTTGTAATACCTCAGCCACTTTATTCTCCACATGGGAATGCATTGAATCCTgcttttgttgaattaattgGGCAAGCAGTCAATACTTTTTTCGCTATTTTCATGTTATTTCAATTAACCCGATTATTATTgacgaaaaagaaaagtcaTCGCATCTACACACCAACACCGTTTTCACaaactttgaaaataaGTCTAGTTTTATTACAAGTCATTCTCGTAGCACTGTTATACTTTTTGAATAAGAATTCATATTTTATTGGTGGAATTGCAGCTACAGTTTTGGCATTGATTTTACACCTTGTTGAATTTAGAAGATCTCCAATTGCCATTGAGTCTTTGTTAACATATTGGTCTGCCAATACTGCGTTCACTTTTGCAGTGTTTATACAAGATTCTTATTCTAAGCATAAAATTTATGCCAACTCAGGCCCTGCTTatgttattgaaattatcagTCTCGTCAACAGCTTTTTGATTTTCGTATTTGAAGTTGGTTATTACAAACCAggatttgaaattacaaatgaaaaatttttagaCACggtcaatttgttttcttatTTTACATTTTACTACCTCCAACCCCTCATCAATAAGATTTACGCTACTGATGACGTCCAGTTAACCGATTTACCTGACATTTTGGGTAATATTACTTGCGATGATACCAAAGCCAAAGTTGCTAAAGCATgggaagaagaattgaaaagaacTAAGAAACCTGGTTTAGTTTCAAAAGTTTGGAGTTTTGTCACCAGAAGAAAGGTCAACTCTAAACCACAAATGTTTTTAGCTATTGCCAAAgctttttttgataaatttgcTATCAGTATCACTCTTGCAATTATTGTAACTGGGTTGAGTTTCTTGCAGCCATTCCTTTTGAGGAAATTTATTCAGTTTTTCAGTACCTACTTTTACAGTGTTGAGAAACCACCAATTATCATTGGTTATTTTTGGGCATCAGTAATGTTCTTGACATCAGTCGCTAATTTCATTGCATTCAACCAGGCCTTCAAAACTCAATTTGATCTTGGGTACGAGATCCAGAGCTCACTCACAACCTTGATATATGAAAAGGCATTAAGATTATCCCCacaatcaagaaaaaacaagCCAACTggtgatattattaatcatATAACTATGGacattgatattattttttggttttgctGGCAACTTGGTGAGTATTTGGCGTCGCCATTGAAGTTGGCTGTTTGTTTAGCTGCATTATACAAGTTGTTTTCAAATGCTACATGGGCTGGTGTAATAACTGCCATTATCGTGGCACCGCTTGCCACTCTTGTGAACGCTTCCATGTCCAAGAACTATATACAGTTGATGAAAGACAAGGATGAAAGAACTAGTTTGATTACAGAGATTTTAAACTCAGCCAAAAGTATCAAGTTTTATTCATGGGAAAAACCGATGTTAGCTCGATTGAGTCACATTAGAAATGACAGAGAATTGAACAATATCAAGAAAATTGGTGTGGTCAGTGCATTGGCACAATTTTTGTGGTCTTGTATTCCATTTTTCATTAGTTGTGCCACCTATGCCACCTATGCATATTTTTACAATGTTCCATTAACACCTGATATTGTTTTCCCTGCTTTGGCgttgtttgatttattatcagAACCTATGTTATTAATTCCTagttttattgttgaagTTATCGAAGTTTCAACTTCGTTGGCTAGAATTGGTGAGTTGTTATGTTTGGATGAACTTGCTGACGACCAACATGGTTATGTAAAGAGAGACCCAGAGCCTAATGATAACTCTATTTATTCTGTCATTGTGAAAGACGCAACATTTGTTTGGTCAGAAGAAACACAACAGAAACAGTATACCGACGAAGAGAGTGAAGTTCAAGAGGTACCAGCTAGTAACGTtgcattgaaaaatatcaatttttctgCCAGAAAGGGTGAGTTGGCATGTATTGTTGGTAAAGTTGGAAGTGGGAAATCTACTTTGATTAAGGCTATCTTGGGTGACGTTCCAATCAAAATTCCTTCTTATTCTGATGATTCGACAAATCCAACACCAAGCGTGGAAACTTTTGGATCAATTGCTTATTGTCCACAGAACCCTTGGATATTGAATGGAACTGTCAAGGagaatattttgtttggtCACAAGTATGATGCAGAATTCTATCAAAAAACTATTGATGCTTGTGAATTGATTtctgatttcaaaaatctCCCTGATGGGGACCAGACTGTTGTTGGTGAGAAAGGTATTTCTCTTTCCGGTGGACAAAAGGCACGTATTTCATTAGCAAGAAGTGTGTACACAAGAGCTGATATTTATCTTTTGGACGATATCCTTTCAGCAGTGGACGCTCATGTTGGtaaaaatatcatcaagAAAGTGTTAAGCAACGAAGGTCTCATCGGAAATCGTTGTAGAATATTAGCAACAAATTCCGTGCCAGTCTTGCATGAAGCAAACGATATTTACTTGATTGCTGGTGGTGCATTTGTTGAACATGGGAAATTCAAAGAAGTTatgaaaagaaatggtGATTTAgccaaattgattaaagaaTATGGACGTAAAAAAGACGAACCAACAGAGGAAGAAACAACCGAGGCATCAACTGAAcctaaagaagaagaccATTCTAATGGGAAATCAGATACTGCTGTTCATGACGAGCTTGATACGGATGAATTGGTTGACGAAATTGTCGATTATGTTGGCGAGCAAAATCGTGGTGTTGTTGAACAAGCAATATTGCGTCGTGCAAGTGTTGTTTCATACGGTCATAATTACGAAAATGATGAAGCAGACAATGGTCAAATAAGAAAAACTAGACATGAACAAGAGGAGTCAAGAAAAGGTACTGTTCCATGGGATatttttaaacaatataTTATTGCCTGTGATTACAagtatttttcattctATGTTGCTGCAACTTTCTCAGTGGTTTTAATTTCAGCCGgagaaaaatatttattgaGTTATTGGTCACAGCTTAATAGTGAACAGAATGACACAGTTGAACCAGTATTTTTCTTAGGTACATATGCTACTCTTGGTGTTGTTTCTGGTTTCTTGACTTATATGGGTGCACTTGTCATCTGGAGCTATTGTATTGTCAAAGGTTCTACTTACTTCCACAATAAAATGGCAGAGTCTGTTTTGAGATCACCAATGTCGTTTTTCGATACTACACCAATTGGAAGAATTTTGAACAGATTTACTGAAGACATTGGTAAGATTGATATGAATCTTCCATGGACTATTATATCATTTATAACAACTTTACTTAACGGGTTTGTCACCTTTGGAGTGATCTTGTCATTTTTACCATTAATGTTAGTTGTAATCGTTTcgttattatttgtttacaATTATTTCCGTATCAGGTTTGTTCCAACTACTAGagaattgaaaagattAGAATCCATTGCTAAGTCACCAGTTTTGGCAACAATTCAAGAGTCGATCAATGGGGTAGAAACTATTAAAGCTTTCCACCAAAGAGAACGTTTTGTTTACAAGAGCAAGAAACttattgatgaaaagaCATTGATTGGTGTTGTGCAACAAAATTGTAATAGATGGTTATCAATGAGATTACAAACCATTTCATCTAGTATCATGTTTTTCACTGCATTGTTAGCCGTTGTGACGTTGGGAGGTAAACACCCTATACTTCCTAGTATTTTGGGTTTTGTTATGACATATTCCATGAGTATCACTTACATCTTAAACTCACTTGTTAGAATTTGGGCTGAAATGCAAGCTGGTGGTGTTGCTATTGAGAGAATTATCGAGTATTGTGATTTGCCTTCAGAAGCTCCAATGATCATTGAAGATAAAAGACCTCAAGACTCTTGGCCAGCACATGGTGTAGTCAAGTTTAAGAAATACAGCACAGCATACAGAAAGCATTTGGATCCTGTTTTGAGAGAGATTGAATTAACTATCAATTCAAAGGAAAAAGTCGGTATTGTTGGTAGAACCGGGGCAGGAAAGTCTTCATTGACATTAGCTTTGTTTAGAATAATCGAAGCAACAGGTGGTaacattgaaattgatggtGTTGATACTAGCCAAATCGGATTATATGATCTCAGACATCATTTGACCATTATCCCTCAAGAAGCACATACATTTAGAGCTTCAGTCAGAGAAAACTTGGATCCATTCGGAGAATACAGCGATGACAAACTTTGGAAAGTGTTGGAATTGGCACATTTGAAAGAACATGTTACCAAAATGGAAACTGACCCCACCGAAGAAGAGAAGAAGGCAAGTAAAAACCCAGACGAATTGTCAAAGAAGGTGGGACTTGATGCTCAAATTGA
- the CCR4 gene encoding CCR4-NOT core exoribonuclease subunit (Component of the Ccr4-Pop2 mRNA deadenylase; transposon mutation affects filamentous growth), which yields MNITNKFQHTPIQGQPQSNLQAQQILLSQLHQGQAQQQQQQQQQQQQQQQSSAGVLGSGFQPSDNFGESLNQNIYQNNYQRAQPSLQQQFFPQFQQSQQQPSQQANNASQLQQPYQPAQQMVRQTSHFQQQQQQQPSSQQFYSQQQASVLQQQQQQQIQLQSAHQQQSSLLNMNSINVDNPNSVYWQHQQQLCQISRGSNVPHYYARQYASNSRKAKNPYSEVKSVGLVEATRSMVASLEDEEEKKKKPINYQGTPTTSAALLHNKKSTQDIFEDDSMEEQRMRLKTQGKQLWCQLDLSGQGLVNISSKLFHYDFLESLYLSNNKLNSIPSSISKLRNLRTLDLSHNRINELPEELGLCFNLRYLFLFDNNIKTLPYSFGNMIELLFIGIEGNPLEPSIANLIAEKGTKELIATLRDQTTVKRTPKPRCWLTLEDDGEVVDSDEVYKVEPESSDNFTVLSYNTLCQHYATPKMYKFTPSWALQWDYRKNLLEKEVLNYNTDIVCMQEVETKTFQEFWLPVMTANGYKGYFFSKTRSKTMSETDSKKVDGCATFFKNDKFSLIHKQNFEYNSVCMGSDKYKKTKDLFNRFMNKDNIALISYLQHKESGEKIAVVNTHLHWDPAFNDVKALQVGILLEELQGIIKKYRHTNSNEDIKNSSIVVCGDFNSVKDSAVYQLFSTGASKGHEDMNGRDYGKFTEDGFHHPFKLKSAYEAVGELPFTNLTPAFTDNIDYIWYSTPTLQVKGLLGGVDEEYTSHSIGFPDANFPSDHVPILAKFQLKKGKKNHSV from the coding sequence ATGAATATAACCAATAAGTTTCAGCATACCCCGATACAAGGACAACCACAATCGAATTTGCAAGCacaacaaattttgttgCTGCAACTCCATCAGGGTCAagctcaacaacaacagcagcagcaacagcaacagcaacagcaacagcaatcATCAGCTGGGGTACTTGGGTCAGGCTTCCAACCTAGTGACAACTTTGGTGAAAGTTTGAaccaaaatatttatcaaaataattatcaGCGTGCCCAGCCATCATTGcagcaacaatttttcCCGCAATTCCAACAgtcacaacaacaaccatcTCAGCAAGCTAATAATGCACTGCAATTACAACAGCCATACCAACCAGCACAGCAGATGGTACGCCAAACTTCacattttcaacaacaacagcaacagcaaccTAGCCTGCAACAGTTTTACAGTCAACAGCAGGCTTCGGTCCtccagcaacaacaacagcagcaaatTCAACTTCAGTCAGCACATCAGCAACAACTGTCTTTACTTAACATGAACTCTATAAATGTGGATAATCCAAATTCTGTTTATTGGCAACATCAGCAGCAATTATGTCAGATTTCAAGAGGATCAAATGTGCCTCATTATTATGCCAGGCAGTATGCATCCAATTCAAGAAAAGCAAAGAATCCATATAGCGAAGTTAAGTCTGTGGGATTAGTGGAAGCCACAAGGTCTATGGTAGCAAGTCTcgaagacgaagaagagaaaaagaagaaaccaataaattatcaaggCACTCCAACCACCTCGGCTGCATTGTTGCATAATAAGAAATCAACACAAGATATATTTGAGGATGATTCAATGGAAGAACAAAGAATGAGACTCAAGACTCAAGGTAAGCAGTTATGGTGTCAATTGGATTTGAGTGGACAAGGGTTGGTTAATATCTCTTCGAAGTTGTTTCATTACGACTTTTTGGAGTCATTGTATTTGAGtaacaataaattgaatagtATCCCATCCAGCATAAGCAAGTTGAGAAACTTGAGAACTTTAGATTTATCTCATAATAGAATCAATGAATTGCCAGAAGAGTTGGGATTGTGTTTTAATTTAAgatatttatttcttttcgaTAACAATATCAAGACATTGCCTTATTCGTTTGGCAACATGATtgagttgttgtttattgGTATTGAAGGGAATCCACTAGAACCCAGCATTGCCAATTTAATCGCAGAAAAGGGAACCAAGGAACTCATTGCAACTTTGAGAGATCAAACTACCGTTAAAAGAACACCAAAACCAAGATGCTGGTTGACATTGGAGGACGACGGTGAAGTTGTTGACTCTGATGAAGTGTACAAAGTTGAACCAGAATCTAGCGACAACTTTACAGTTTTGTCTTACAATACTCTTTGTCAACATTATGCTACACCCAAGATGTACAAATTTACTCCTTCTTGGGCATTACAGTGGGATTACAGAAAGAATTTGttggaaaaagaagttTTGAATTACAATACAGATATTGTTTGTATGCAGGAAGTGGAAACAAAAACGTTCCAGGAGTTCTGGCTTCCAGTTATGACTGCAAATGGTTACAAGGGTTATTTTTTCTCTAAAACAAGATCTAAAACTATGAGTGAAACTGATTCCAAAAAAGTGGATGGATGTGCTacttttttcaagaatGATAAATTCTCCTTGATccataaacaaaattttgaatacaATAGTGTCTGCATGGGGTCAGATAAGTATAAGAAAACTAAAGATTTGTTTAATAGGTTCATGAATAAGGATAATATTGCATTGATCTCATATCTTCAACATAAGGAGTCTGGCGAGAAAATTGCAGTTGTCAATACTCACTTGCATTGGGATCCTGCATTCAATGATGTAAAAGCATTACAAGTTGGTATCTTGTTAGAAGAATTACAAGgcattattaaaaaatatcgTCATACAAATTCCAATGAGGATATCAAGAACTCTTCTATAGTCGTTTGTGGTGATTTTAACTCGGTGAAAGATAGTGCTGTTTACCAATTGTTTTCCACTGGTGCATCAAAAGGTCATGAAGATATGAATGGTAGAGACTATGGTAAGTTTACAGAAGACGGATTCCATCATCCGTTCAAATTAAAATCTGCATATGAAGCTGTGGGCGAACTACCTTTTACCAATTTGACTCCTGCTTTTACCGacaatattgattatatatGGTATTCAACGCCAACTTTGCAAGTGAAAGGTTTACTTGGAGgagttgatgaagaatataCCAGTCATTCGATTGGGTTCCCTGATGCCAACTTCCCTTCTGATCATGTACCCATTTTAGCCaagtttcaattgaaaaaaggtAAGAAGAACCACTCTGTATAG
- the PLB5 gene encoding Plb5p (Putative GPI-linked phospholipase B, fungal-specific (no mammalian homolog); null mutation eliminates cell-associated phospholipase A2 activity and attenuates virulence; fluconazole-repressed; flow model biofilm repressed): MKVNLKLIIGSILISQAQAIWPFDSSGSSSSSDSSPSETGSSGGTFPFDLFGSGSSLTQSSSAQASSTKSTSDSASSTDSSLFSSSNSGSSWYQTFLDGDSGDQKTDYAPFNLTCPSKKTFIRTASELSQQEKDYIHKRQETTNKNLIDFLSKRANLSDFDAKSFINDNAPNHNITIGLSFSGGGYRAMLAGAGQILGLDGRYEDANKHGLGGLLDSSTYVVGLSGGNWLVGSLALNDWLSVGDIVNGKSTIWQLQDSILNPSGMRIDKTIAYYYGLAQAVQAKEDAGFQTSVTDTWGRALSYQFFEEDDSGTGGANITWSSIRNLSSFQDHSMPYPIVVANGRTPGTYIINENSTIFEISPYELGSWDPSLKSFSDIQYLGSSVNNGNPNNTDICVNNFDNAGFIMGTSSSLFNQILLQLDNYSINSIIKMILEKVLTDVSDEEYDIAVYEPNPFFGADSAGIKSITTNDTLYLCDGGEDLQNVPFYPLIQNERGVDVIFAFDNSADTNSSWPNGTSIQETYKRQFSKQGKGTPFPFAPDYKTFLDKNMGDKPVFFGCNSSDLEDLVAWHENDKINVTDVPLVVYTSNTRMSYNSNFSTFKLSYSDQEKFGAIRNGFETVTRNNLTDDENWSTCVGCAIIRRQQERLGEEQSDECKKCFQEYCWTGGFKDAASVSSVSGISGLAAKTHTSGGTSSTTQQTSTTTGSSSNGGSSSTGSSSSSKKKNGGDLVNGGVPSSIFLVFNSLLGLIIAYL; the protein is encoded by the coding sequence ATGAAGGTTAATTTGAAACTAATAATAGGGTCCATTTTGATAAGCCAAGCACAAGCAATTTGGCCATTTGACTCGTCCGGCTCTTCAAGTTCTCTGGATTCATCTCCATCGGAAACAGGCTCATCTGGTGGAACATTTCCTTTTGACTTGTTTGGTTCAGGCTCGTCTTTGACTCAGTCATCCTCTGCCCAGGCATCATCAACTAAGAGTACATCCGATTCAGCAAGTTCTACAGATTCCTCATTGTTCTCTAGTAGCAATTCAGGCAGTTCATGGTACCAAACGTTTTTAGACGGGGATTCGGGAGATCAAAAGACAGACTATGCTCCATTTAATTTGACATGTCcttcaaaaaaaacatttatACGAACAGCATCCGAGCTATCTCAGCAAGAAAAAGACTATATTCACAAGCGTCaggaaacaacaaataaaaacttGATAGACTTTTTGAGTAAACGTGCAAACCTTTCAGATTTTGATGCTAAATCATTTATCAATGATAATGCGCCAAATCATAATATCACCATTGGGTTGTCATTCAGTGGTGGAGGGTACAGAGCTATGTTAGCTGGTGCAGGTCAAATATTGGGTTTAGATGGACGATACGAAGATGCTAATAAGCACGGGTTAGGTGGATTATTAGATAGTTCAACGTATGTGGTTGGGTTGTCTGGTGGTAACTGGTTAGTTGGACTGTTGGCATTGAACGATTGGCTTTCAGTTGGAGATATAGTGAATGGGAAATCAACCATTTGGCAGTTACAAGACTCAATACTTAATCCAAGTGGTATGAGAATTGACAAGACTATTGCTTACTATTACGGATTGGCCCAAGCAGTTCAGGCCAAAGAGGATGCAGGGTTTCAAACCTCAGTAACAGATACTTGGGGTAGAGCCTTATCTTATCAATTCTTTGAAGAGGACGACAGTGGAACTGGTGGAGCCAACATCACCTGGTCAAGTATTCGTAACCTTTCCAGTTTTCAGGACCATCTGATGCCATATCCAATTGTGGTTGCCAATGGAAGAACACCTGGAACATacattattaatgaaaattcTACAATATTCGAGATCAGTCCTTACGAATTGGGGTCATGGGACCCTTCATTAAAATCGTTTAGTGATATTCAGTATCTTGGATCTTCCGTAAACAACGGAAATCCAAACAACACTGATATTTGtgtaaataattttgataatgcTGGGTTTATCATGGGcacatcatcatctttatTCAATCAGATTTTGCTTCAACTCGACaattattcaatcaattcaataattaaaatGATTTTGGAAAAGGTATTAACAGATGTAAGTGACGAGGAATACGATATTGCTGTGTATGAGCCAAATCCATTTTTTGGTGCAGACTCTGCAGGAATCAAATCCATAACTACTAACGATACACTTTATTTGTGTGACGGGGGCGAAGATTTACAAAACGTTCCCTTTTATCCATTAATCCAAAATGAGCGTGGTGTTGATGTAATATTCGCATTTGATAATTCTGCTGATACTAATTCAAGTTGGCCCAACGGTACTTCGATACAGGAAACTTACAAACGACAATTTTCTAAACAAGGGAAAGGAACCCCATTCCCATTTGCACCTGACTATAAAACATTTTTAGATAAGAATATGGGAGACAAACCTGTATTTTTTGGGTGCAATTCTTCAGACTTGGAAGATTTGGTAGCTTGGCATGAAAACGATAAAATAAATGTTACCGATGTTCCATTAGTTGTGTACACATCGAACACTCGCATGAGTTACAATTCAAACTTTTCCACTTTCAAGTTATCTTATTCTGACCAAGAGAAATTTGGTGCTATCAGGAATGGGTTTGAAACGGtaacaagaaataatttaacGGACGACGAAAATTGGTCAACGTGTGTTGGCTGTGCAATAATTAGAAGACAACAAGAACGGTTAGGTGAGGAGCAGTCCGATGAATGTAAAAAATGTTTCCAAGAATATTGTTGGACTGGTGGATTCAAAGACGCTGCCTCTGTCTCTAGTGTTAGTGGAATTTCAGGACTTGCAGCTAAAACCCACACAAGTGGCGGTACATCTTCTACGACCCAACAAACCAGTACCACTACCGGATCATCTTCAAATGGAGGTTCTTCGTCTACTGGATCCTCTTCGTCCtcgaaaaagaaaaatggtGGAGACTTGGTTAATGGTGGTGTaccttcttcaattttccTTGTTTTTAATAGTTTGCTAGGATTAATTATAGCGTATTTGTAG
- a CDS encoding uncharacterized protein (Protein with a predicted phosphoglycerate mutase family domain; Hap43-repressed; clade-associated gene expression; induced by hypoxia): MTRQSLLTPTKTDYSDAHGNSEGAQQYKEKWIKIKHQRDENGNLKYPWDFEVVHGFFVQSDMSTDDFGFNHTFQNMGRKKSWEDIKAELIQLNNEAPDNVQYKLIFLARHGHSTQTQIVELEGLHLWHEKNCKLTGNDQFTWAPDSELTEIGLEQAKENREFWKSELLLGAPIPSKFHTSPLQRACSTLVITWHDLKPVETRPIVCEKLREKIGKNLSDKRSTRSEIHEKFGDTYGFITDGLEEEDIYFTETRETMPEQSLRLNGYLQDLFEQDCKSGKVDKKSAVDNIFISTTSHSGTIRSVINVVGHRNFTVSTGGMLPIVVKATRRN, encoded by the coding sequence ATGACAAGGCAGTCCTTATTAACACCCACAAAAACTGATTATTCAGATGCCCATGGAAATTCAGAAGGTGCTCAACAATATAAGGAAAAGTGGATAAAAATCAAGCATCAAAGAGATGAGAATGGAAATTTAAAGTATCCTTGGGATTTTGAAGTTGTCCATGGTTTTTTCGTCCAGAGCGATATGTCCACAGACGATTTTGGGTTTAATCATACTTTTCAAAACATGGGTAGAAAAAAATCTTGGGAAGACATAAAAGCCGAATTGATACAACTAAATAATGAAGCTCCAGATAATGTTCAGTATAAGCTAATTTTTTTAGCACGACACGGGCATTCTACACAAACACAGATTGTTGAGTTGGAAGGGTTGCATTTATGGCATGAAAAGAATTGTAAACTCACTGGTAATGATCAGTTTACCTGGGCACCAGATTCGGAATTAACCGAGATTGGATTGGAACAGGCCAAGGAAAACAGAGAATTTTGGAAATCAGAGCTATTGTTAGGAGCCCCCATTCCTAGTAAATTCCATACTTCGCCATTACAAAGAGCGTGCAGCACATTAGTTATAACTTGGCATGATCTAAAACCAGTAGAGACGAGGCCAATAGTGTGTGAAAAATTGAGAGAGAAAATTGGGAAAAACCTAAGTGACAAACGTTCTACGAGATCTGAAATTCACGAAAAGTTCGGTGACACTTATGGGTTTATAACAGACGGCTTAGAAGAGGaagatatatattttaCTGAGACAAGAGAAACCATGCCAGAACAGTCTCTACGCCTAAACGGATATTTACAAGATTTGTTTGAACAAGACTGCAAATCGGGCAAAGTTGACAAAAAACTGGCAGTTGATAACATTTTCATCAGCACCACGTCACATTCTGGCACAATTAGATCTGTTATTAATGTGGTCGGTCATAGGAATTTTACAGTGTCCACGGGCGGTATGCTTCCTATAGTAGTTAAGGCTACCAGACGGAATTAA